TTCGTTAACATCCCTTATATAAAGAACGAGCCTTCTCGGTGTTCCGTATGTTAAAATTTCGCCATGCTGAAGTTTGTATTCGGACAACTTCTTTGTAGAAAGTTCCCTTAATTGAAAGGCAAGGTCGTTTATAAGCCTTGCTGGCATCTCCTCTGTATAAACCTCAAATAGAAAATCTCTCATGTTATCCCTCTCTTTCCAAAACAATTTTAGCAGAAAGTTCGGCAAGATTTCTCATTCTTCCAATCATATTCTGTCTTTCGTTTACGCTTATTACACCGCGTGCATCAAGTAGGTTAAAAGTGTGAGAGCACTTAAGAAGATACATATATCCAGGCATAAGAACGCCCTTCTCCAAAATCCTCTTTGCCTCACTCTCGTATTTATCAAAAAGTTCAAAGAGGAGTTTGGGATCACTTTCATCAAATGCATAAATGCATTCCTCTCGCTCTTCGTTTTTCCTTAGTTCACCATATGTTGTTGTTTCGTTCCATTGAATATCAAATATGTTATCCTTATCTTGCAAAAACATCGCAAGCCTTTCAAGTCCATATGTTATTTCTACGGATACCGGATCAAGCATAACTCCTGCAGCCAACTGGAAGTAAGTGAATTGAGTGATTTCAAGTCCATCGAGCCTTACTTCCCAGCCAACACCTTGAGCGCCAAGAACAGCAGTTTCCCAGTTGTCTTCAAGGAATTTAATTTCGTGTTTAGCGAGTTTTAAGCCGAGATATTTCAAACTGTCAAGATAAATATCCTTTATGTTTGGAAGCGGTGGTTTTATGATTACTTGAAATTGGTGGTGCATATAAAGCCTATTTGGATTCTCCCCATATCTACCATCTGCAGGGCGTCTTGAAGGCTGTACATATGCAACTCGCCAGGGCTTTTTTCCAAGTACTTTTAGAAATGTATATGGGCTTAAGGTACCTGCACCTACCTCCTGATCAAAAGGAGGCAGTATAACACATCCTTGCTTCTGCCAAAAATGCTCCAACTTAGAAATTAATTCCTGAAAATACATATTTCACCTCACATTCAAATTCTTTATGCTTTCTAAAAATTTTCGGTACTCATCCATCTCGTACTTCTCAATTATATAGGAATTCAAAAGATCTAAAATCTCTTTACTTCTTTTGATTTTAAGCATTTCAGGGTTTGCTAATTTACTTACATTATACGCTTCCTCAAATACATCCTTAGGAACTAAAAAACCAGATTGCAAATTAAACCCATCATTTTGCGTAGAGAAATAGACAGTCTCTTCGCTTCCTTTAGGAAAACTTACAGGGTTTCCTAATAACTTCAAAAGATGAAACATATAATACAGTATCGCTAAATCAACATACTCATTCGGTGTATTGTCTAAGAAATCAAGAGTTTTTAAAGTTAACTCAAGAATCTGCTTGTTTTCCTCTTCATAAGGTATTAGCAGGAGAAGGAGTTCTTTAATATAAAGAAGGGCAACCATTTTCGACAAATCCACTTTGGCTTGCTCGTAACTTTTAATCATCTCAACTTCAGTTGCAATATATGTGCTACTTTTCTTGTATAGTTGTACCTTTTCGAAAACAAATAGGTCTGTATAGCCAGAACGTTTTGAGTTTGAACTTCTTACGGAACGAAATTTCACATTAACTTTACCAAGCCTATCAGTTAACATAACCACATATCGGTCGGTATCCTTCGTGTCGAAAGAGGTTATTGTGATGCCAGTTACATTTATGTATCCCATTAAGTTACTATTTCAATACTCTTGCTTGCACCGATTCTTGTTGCCCCAGCTTTTACCATCTTCACTGCCGTTTCGTAATCTCTAATTCCACCTGAAGCCTTAACTCCTATGTAAGGTGGAACGACTGATCTTATTAGTTGAACATCTTCAACTGTTGCTCCACCACTTCCAAAACCTGTTGAAGTTTTAACAAATTGAGCACCTGCAGAAACTGCCAATGTAGAAGCGATAATTTTTTCTTCTTGAGTCAATAAACAAGTTTCTATGATAACTTTTACGATTCTATTTGACGATGCCTTCACTACTTCCCTAATATCATTTTCAACTTTTCCATATTCTTTTGCTTTCAAATACCCTATGTGGATTACCATATCAATTTCATCTGCTCCGTCTTTAATCGCCCTTTCTGTTTCAGAAACTTTTGCATAGGTAGAGGATGCGCCTAACGGAAATCCAACAACCGATGCAACTTTTACGTTACTATCCTTAAGTATTCTCTTAGCTAATTCTACATATGAAGAGTTTACGCAAACTGCAAAAAACTTGTACTCGAGCGCTTCGTTACAAAGTTTCTCTATGTCCTTGGGAGTCGCTTCTGGCTTTAGAAGCGTGTGATCGATAATACTTCTTAAATAATCTTTTGAAATTTCTTCCATGCGTTATCACCTCTTACACATTTTACGAATTTATAAATTTTAATCAAGGCTGTATTTTAATAATCCGTGTTTGATGCTATAATTTTATTATGGATTACATAGCGTTGTACAGGAAATATAGACCTCAAACTTTTGATGAGGTCGTTGAACAAGAATCAGTTGTAAAAGTTTTGCGCGCTGAGTTAAAACAGGGTAAAATTTCTCATGCATATCTTTTTGCAGGCCCAAAAGGATCTGGTAAGACTACCATTGCAAGGATATTTGCAAAAGGGTTGAACTGTGTTAATGGTCCTACAGATACACCGTGCCTAAAGTGCGATAACTGCATTGCAATTACAAATGGTGCAAGTCTTGATGTAATTGAAATAGATGCTGCTTCTAATAGAGGCATAGATGAAATTCGAAATCTTAAAGAGCATGTTCAATATGTTCCTGTTAATTCCAAATATAAAGTGTACATTATAGATGAAGCACATATGCTTACACCGCAAGCTTTTAATGCCCTTTTAAAGACTCTCGAAGAACCGCCCAAAAATGTTGTATTTATACTTGCAACAACAGAATCTGACAAGATTCCTCCTACGATTTCTTCAAGATGCGAGCGATTGTACTTTAAGCCAATAAGCATTAAAGGATTGAGTAAGAAAGTCCAGGAAATTGCAAAGAAGGAAGGTGCAGAAATTACAGATGCTGCAAGCGAACTTATTGCAAGAGTCTCGTCTGGCTCTCTGAGAAATGCTTTAAGCTTACTTGAACAGGTTATAACCGTTTCTTCGTCTATAGACGAAGAAACGGTACGAAATCTTCTTGATATTCCTGATGAAAAATTCGTGCTGAATTTGGCTTCTGCTCTTATACAGGGAAGAACAGAAATGATTTTTTCAAGTATTAGGCAAATGGAAGTAAATGGACGAGACCCGAAAATTTTCCTTAATGAGTTAGGTGAATTTTTTGAAGATTTGTTAGCAATGAAATTGGGTAACAATACTCTTGTAGAAGAAAAACGAGACAAGGAAGTTGTTGCTGAGATGAAAGAACTATTAAAAACAACAACTCTTAGAAAATTAGTTGAAATTTCTAAAATTTTCATTGATATATCAAACAAGATTAAAACTTATAAGGACACATATTTTGCGATACTTGTTGAATTCCTTGACTATTTAAAGGGATTTGAGGATTTTGAGGGACGGATAGAGAAGCCTGTAATGGAAGAAAACATTTCTTTGAAATCTGTGAAAACGGAAGAACCCCAGTTTACGCAGGAACCCGTTATCGAAGAAACATTACCAACTGAGAATGATAATAGATTAGAGGAGAAGAAAAGTATTGGAGAAATTGATATTGAGAAAATAAGTGCGTTATGGGATGCTGTAATTAATGAAGTTAAACAAAAAAGTGTGCCAACTGCAACGCTTTTAGTCAAATGCAAACCTGTTGCTGTAAAAAACGAAGTGGTAGAAATACTACCTGATAAGCCTTTTGTGCTTAACATTTTGAAAGAGAAAGGTAATATTGATATAGTCGAAGGAGCTTTAAGAAAATTAACAGGCAAGCAGTTAAAAGTTACTTATATTGAACCAAAAGAAGAGCCAAAGATTACCAAGGAAGAAAAGATAAAACAAATTGAAAATAAAAAGGAGATCCAGGAGATTCTAAATCTTTTTGAAGGAACAATAACAGATATTAAGGAGGAAAAGAAATGAGGAACTTTA
The genomic region above belongs to Caldisericum sp. and contains:
- the deoC gene encoding deoxyribose-phosphate aldolase yields the protein MEEISKDYLRSIIDHTLLKPEATPKDIEKLCNEALEYKFFAVCVNSSYVELAKRILKDSNVKVASVVGFPLGASSTYAKVSETERAIKDGADEIDMVIHIGYLKAKEYGKVENDIREVVKASSNRIVKVIIETCLLTQEEKIIASTLAVSAGAQFVKTSTGFGSGGATVEDVQLIRSVVPPYIGVKASGGIRDYETAVKMVKAGATRIGASKSIEIVT
- the recO gene encoding DNA repair protein RecO → MGYINVTGITITSFDTKDTDRYVVMLTDRLGKVNVKFRSVRSSNSKRSGYTDLFVFEKVQLYKKSSTYIATEVEMIKSYEQAKVDLSKMVALLYIKELLLLLIPYEEENKQILELTLKTLDFLDNTPNEYVDLAILYYMFHLLKLLGNPVSFPKGSEETVYFSTQNDGFNLQSGFLVPKDVFEEAYNVSKLANPEMLKIKRSKEILDLLNSYIIEKYEMDEYRKFLESIKNLNVR
- a CDS encoding glycine--tRNA ligase subunit alpha → MYFQELISKLEHFWQKQGCVILPPFDQEVGAGTLSPYTFLKVLGKKPWRVAYVQPSRRPADGRYGENPNRLYMHHQFQVIIKPPLPNIKDIYLDSLKYLGLKLAKHEIKFLEDNWETAVLGAQGVGWEVRLDGLEITQFTYFQLAAGVMLDPVSVEITYGLERLAMFLQDKDNIFDIQWNETTTYGELRKNEEREECIYAFDESDPKLLFELFDKYESEAKRILEKGVLMPGYMYLLKCSHTFNLLDARGVISVNERQNMIGRMRNLAELSAKIVLEREG
- the dnaX gene encoding DNA polymerase III subunit gamma/tau: MDYIALYRKYRPQTFDEVVEQESVVKVLRAELKQGKISHAYLFAGPKGSGKTTIARIFAKGLNCVNGPTDTPCLKCDNCIAITNGASLDVIEIDAASNRGIDEIRNLKEHVQYVPVNSKYKVYIIDEAHMLTPQAFNALLKTLEEPPKNVVFILATTESDKIPPTISSRCERLYFKPISIKGLSKKVQEIAKKEGAEITDAASELIARVSSGSLRNALSLLEQVITVSSSIDEETVRNLLDIPDEKFVLNLASALIQGRTEMIFSSIRQMEVNGRDPKIFLNELGEFFEDLLAMKLGNNTLVEEKRDKEVVAEMKELLKTTTLRKLVEISKIFIDISNKIKTYKDTYFAILVEFLDYLKGFEDFEGRIEKPVMEENISLKSVKTEEPQFTQEPVIEETLPTENDNRLEEKKSIGEIDIEKISALWDAVINEVKQKSVPTATLLVKCKPVAVKNEVVEILPDKPFVLNILKEKGNIDIVEGALRKLTGKQLKVTYIEPKEEPKITKEEKIKQIENKKEIQEILNLFEGTITDIKEEKK